One segment of Lytechinus pictus isolate F3 Inbred chromosome 13, Lp3.0, whole genome shotgun sequence DNA contains the following:
- the LOC129274649 gene encoding mu-type opioid receptor-like: MSADQGNNASGVTEWIWIPVEWHWWEVLQTILAITGIIGNFLVMLVLFRVRRKLCSTDTLIAGLALADFLTSIFIIPHPRVKKLPDTIASEIYCRIAHSSVLMWISICASIFTLTAISIERLTAVIRPVQFKNIFTPKRSLVMIGYIWFAALLVNIVVMFVVYYDDGACVFSFPSVWFHIFTGVMVFLIEYLIPATTMVVAHTFMIWTLWKRLRKNDKQREANRRITLMLLVVVVVFVICWTPDQIFYFALNIGLIDVTYLYSPQYRFYVVLAFVNSCANPIIYATRNPNFRKALRELCGSTRRVGRIQNIFVDIETRRSQTVDRTTTGTKIDLSSSNML, translated from the coding sequence ATGAGTGCTGATCAAGGAAACAACGCAAGTGGTGTCACTGAATGGATTTGGATCCCTGTGGAGTGGCACTGGTGGGAAGTCCTCCAGACGATCCTTGCCATCACAGGCATCATCGGTAACTTCTTAGTAATGTTGGTACTCTTTCGGGTTAGGCGGAAACTTTGTTCCACCGATACTCTGATCGCTGGCTTGGCTCTGGCTGACTTCTTAACCTCGATCTTCATTATCCCTCATCCTAGAGTGAAGAAGCTTCCTGATACCATAGCTTCAGAGATCTACTGTCGGATTGCTCATTCTTCAGTACTCATGTGGATATCCATTTGCGCTTCCATCTTCACCCTAACCGCCATCTCTATAGAGAGACTGACTGCTGTCATTCGTCCGGTTCAATTCAAGAACATATTCACCCCTAAAAGATCGCTCGTAATGATAGGATACATTTGGTTTGCAGCCCTTCTTGTTAACATCGTAGTCATGTTCGTGGTCTACTACGATGACGGTGCTTGTGTGTTCAGCTTCCCCTCGGTATGGTTCCACATATTTACCGGTGTGATGGTGTTTCTGATTGAGTATCTCATTCCAGCAACCACCATGGTCGTGGCACACACTTTCATGATCTGGACTCTTTGGAAACGTCTCCGCAAAAATGATAAACAGAGAGAAGCAAATCGCCGCATCACGTTGATGCTTCTCGTTGTCGTAGTCGTATTCGTTATTTGCTGGACTCCTGATCAGATCTTTTATTTTGCTCTCAACATCGGCCTCATCGACGTAACCTATCTCTATAGTCCACAGTACCGTTTCTACGTTGTCCTTGCCTTCGTCAATTCCTGCGCGAATCCTATTATCTATGCCACTCGGAACCCGAACTTCAGAAAGGCCCTTCGAGAACTTTGCGGATCTACAAGACGTGTTGGCCGCATCCAAAACATATTCGTTGATATCGAGACCAGAAGAAGTCAGACGGTCGACCGAACAACAACAGGAACAAAGATTGACCTATCATCAAGTAATATgctctaa